A region of Thermococcus argininiproducens DNA encodes the following proteins:
- a CDS encoding RsmB/NOP family class I SAM-dependent RNA methyltransferase, with translation MKPLKPPHLKKRGGGQSIQRRLGVIDEIIEELVGTSPLILDPWLRATLRVAIEVAIFRDPNEKTRGHLKGLAQFLSKRTHPYVGYYYYDLLPKILNYIPKLDSKEKKLKWEYLFPEWFIRRMRSLIGEETEDLLKALNDSLPMSIRINLLKTNLKEVEEYLKSKNIRFERSKLVKTVLRLSDAFNPEWLFNKGFALPQEEASAMASLILAPKPGDVVVDLAAAPGGKTAHMAEIMMNKGMIYAFDIEKQRIKRMKEVLKRAGVEITKIIKADGRKAPEILGKEIADKVLLDAPCTSDGTIAKNPELRWRLREKNIPKVVSTQKELLESAWELLKPGGRLLYSTCSMLREENEEVIAWFLKRHSEAKLVPLNGPYDEGFLPSTMRAWPHKHKTIGFFYALIEKE, from the coding sequence ATGAAACCCCTCAAACCTCCCCACCTTAAAAAACGGGGAGGAGGTCAGTCTATCCAGCGTAGACTTGGAGTTATAGATGAAATTATCGAAGAACTTGTAGGGACTTCTCCTCTTATCTTAGACCCATGGCTGAGGGCAACACTTAGAGTTGCTATAGAAGTCGCTATTTTTAGGGATCCTAATGAAAAAACACGAGGCCATTTAAAGGGCCTAGCACAGTTTCTTTCTAAGAGAACACATCCATATGTGGGTTATTATTACTATGATCTCCTTCCAAAAATTTTAAACTACATCCCCAAGCTCGATAGCAAAGAAAAAAAGCTCAAATGGGAATATCTATTCCCCGAATGGTTCATAAGGAGAATGAGAAGCCTTATTGGAGAGGAGACTGAAGACCTTCTTAAAGCACTCAATGACAGCCTCCCAATGAGCATAAGGATCAACCTTCTCAAAACAAACCTGAAAGAGGTAGAAGAATATCTTAAAAGCAAAAATATTCGTTTTGAGAGAAGCAAACTAGTTAAGACTGTGTTGAGACTCTCAGATGCTTTTAATCCAGAATGGCTCTTTAACAAAGGATTTGCCCTACCTCAAGAGGAGGCCTCTGCAATGGCTTCCCTAATTCTAGCCCCAAAACCCGGAGATGTTGTTGTAGATCTAGCAGCAGCCCCCGGTGGTAAAACTGCCCACATGGCAGAGATCATGATGAACAAGGGCATGATCTATGCCTTTGATATTGAAAAACAAAGAATAAAACGTATGAAGGAGGTATTAAAGAGAGCAGGTGTTGAAATTACAAAAATTATTAAAGCTGATGGAAGAAAAGCCCCCGAAATTCTAGGAAAAGAGATAGCTGATAAAGTCCTTCTCGATGCTCCCTGCACAAGTGACGGAACTATAGCAAAAAACCCTGAACTTAGATGGCGTTTAAGAGAGAAGAATATCCCAAAGGTAGTATCCACCCAAAAAGAACTCCTTGAAAGTGCATGGGAACTTTTAAAACCTGGAGGTAGACTTTTGTACTCAACATGTTCAATGCTGAGGGAGGAGAATGAGGAAGTCATAGCATGGTTCCTCAAACGCCATAGTGAGGCAAAGCTGGTTCCTTTAAACGGGCCCTACGATGAAGGTTTTCTTCCTAGCACTATGAGAGCATGGCCTCACAAACACAAAACCATCGGCTTTTTCTATGCTCTAATAGAAAAAGAATGA
- a CDS encoding mechanosensitive ion channel family protein, translating into MNVTNVSTIFEQGVFGENLFLTLTIGAVIKAVLILLIGLVFAKIVKRYLINLSRSTKYVWIVNEDTASTLHNLIIIIAVVYSFDALGILSYEVLGTSLSNLLTAFLVFYFSYLLAKKSKDYWIMRTPQQRLPEVQLKAKLFYYILVILAFFIALNIAGFTGKLTTLLAAAGITGIVLGFASQTVVANFVSGIFMYFDKPLKIGDPVEVGGYSGIVHDIRILSTRIRTWDGLLVRIPNEKLFNSDIKNLQKYPARRVDIIVTIAYKEDIQKTIDLIKRMLDEMPYVLAEPEPAVFVDNLGDNGVHIAVRAWAPSEKWFDVRTQILQKIKDTLEREGIEIPFPQRVNWFAEELRVRIEGKEI; encoded by the coding sequence ATGAATGTTACTAATGTATCCACTATTTTTGAACAGGGAGTGTTTGGTGAGAATCTTTTTCTAACTTTAACTATAGGTGCAGTGATTAAAGCGGTGTTAATTCTTTTGATCGGTCTTGTGTTTGCTAAGATCGTCAAGAGATACCTTATCAACCTTTCAAGAAGCACCAAGTATGTATGGATAGTGAACGAAGATACAGCGTCAACCCTCCATAACTTAATCATCATAATCGCAGTTGTGTATTCATTTGATGCTCTTGGAATTCTTTCCTATGAAGTTTTAGGGACAAGTTTAAGCAATCTGCTAACAGCATTCTTAGTCTTTTACTTCTCTTACCTCCTTGCTAAGAAGTCAAAGGACTATTGGATAATGCGTACTCCTCAACAAAGGCTTCCAGAAGTTCAACTTAAAGCAAAGCTCTTTTATTATATCTTGGTTATCTTAGCGTTTTTTATAGCTCTTAATATAGCAGGCTTCACAGGAAAATTAACTACCTTATTAGCGGCAGCAGGTATAACGGGTATTGTTTTGGGATTTGCTTCTCAGACTGTTGTTGCAAACTTCGTTTCGGGAATTTTCATGTATTTTGATAAGCCTCTCAAAATTGGGGATCCTGTTGAAGTTGGTGGTTACTCGGGCATTGTCCACGATATAAGGATACTCTCCACTAGAATAAGAACGTGGGATGGCCTTTTAGTAAGGATTCCAAATGAAAAGCTCTTTAACAGTGATATAAAAAATCTCCAGAAATACCCTGCGAGGAGAGTTGATATTATTGTAACTATAGCGTATAAAGAAGACATTCAGAAAACCATTGATCTCATAAAAAGAATGCTTGATGAAATGCCATACGTCTTAGCAGAACCCGAGCCGGCAGTTTTTGTAGATAATCTTGGGGATAATGGTGTCCACATAGCTGTTAGGGCATGGGCACCTAGTGAGAAGTGGTTTGATGTAAGAACTCAAATACTCCAGAAGATAAAGGATACTCTCGAAAGAGAGGGAATAGAGATACCATTCCCACAAAGGGTGAATTGGTTTGCTGAGGAGCTTAGGGTAAGGATTGAGGGAAAGGAGATCTAA